From Parus major isolate Abel chromosome 1A, Parus_major1.1, whole genome shotgun sequence, the proteins below share one genomic window:
- the YAF2 gene encoding YY1-associated factor 2: MGDKKSPTRPKRQPKPSSDEGYWDCSVCTFRNSAEAFKCLMCDVRKGTSTRKPRPVSQLVAQQVPQQFVPPTQSKKEKKDKVEKEKSEKETTSKKNSHKKTRPRLKNVDRSSAQHLEVTVGDLTVIITDFKEKTKSPPASSAASADQHSQSGSSSDNTERGMSRSSSPRGEASSLNGESH; the protein is encoded by the exons ATGGGAGACAAGAAGAGCCCGACCAG GCCGAAGCGGCAGCCGAAACCCTCCTCGGACGAGGGGTACTGGGACTGCAGCGTCTGCACCTTCCGCAACAGCGCCGAGGCCTTCAAGTGCTTGATGTGCGACGTGAGGAAGGGCACCTCCACACG GAAACCTCGACCTGTCTCTCAGCTGGTTGCACAACAGGTTCCTCAGCAATTTGTGCCCCCTACACAatcaaagaaagagaaaaaagacaaagtagaaaaggaaaaaagtgaaaaggaaacaaCAAGCAAAAAGAACAGTCATAAGAAGACCAG gCCAAGGTTGAAAAATGTGGATCGAAGTAGTGCTCAGCATTTGGAAGTTACCGTTGGAGATCTGACAGTCATTATTACAGACTTTAAGGAGAAAACTAAGTCACCACCTGCTTccagtgctgcttctgcagatCAACACAGTCAGAGTGGTTCTAGCTCTGACAACACAGAGAGGGGAATGTCCAGGTCATCTTCACCCAGAGGAGAAGCGTCATCACTGAATGGGGAATCTCATTAA